The DNA window ACTGTTGTTGAaccatttcaatcatgtctgactcttcatgaccccatttggagttttcttggcaaagacagtggagtggtttgccatttctttctccagctcattttatagatgaggaaactaaggcaaacagggttgagtgacttccccaggctcacacagctagtaagtatttaaggtcagatttgaactcagtttttcttgaccccaggtccagtgttctatccactgtgtcatctagctaccAAAGAAACTAGTAGAGGGAAATTATCTTAAATCAGAAACCTGTTTGAAAGAGCATCTTACCATCACCAAAAACAAGTCTGCATTGGGGAATAACACACTAGACATTGTGCAAATCAGAGACTATTTTTAATTAAGAAGTTCACCATCTGTAAGGAAAGCCACATATGCACAGAAGGAATTAGCACTCATCCAAGAGAACACTAACAGGGAAGAAAAACCAGTCTGGATTTTATTCATTGAATGCCTTTGGCAGGAGTCAGCTCAGAGATATATAATTTCTGAGAAGCCTCAGGGAAATTTTGTTTTACAAGTAGAATCTAAAGGACAAAATGGAGATGAAGTGACAAGAACTAAGAAGGCtaacaaaaaagaataggaaagtaAGATGCAAActttcatacatatatgcacacacatgtacacacaaaaacacaagaaatattAGAGCTGCCAGACACCTTTGAGATCAGTATAATCTAGTGCAAAGGGGCCTGTGGCATCATGGAATAAATTCAGGTATGAAATCAGAGGATATGGGCTCAAAATGTTGGCTTTGCTGCATACTATCTGAAGGTATAAGTTGCTCCTCTCTATGAGGCATCGgcacatccataaaatgaagtatttggattaaatgatctccgagatcccttccaactctaaaccctCTGGTAAAAGAGCCCAACcccataattttacagaagaagaaactgaagccataAGAGATTAAATGGGTTGGCCACATGGTTAGTAAGTAACCAAGACAATgtctttctttttggagggggggagaggggcaatGTCACTTAacagcgacttacccagggtcacatggctagtaagtgtcaagtgtctggggctggatttgaactcaggtcctcctgaatccagggccagtgctttatccactgcaccacctagctgcccccaagccaatgtcgtcttttaaaaaaatctttaattgatatttttttctttttctatcattatCCATTCCCTCTCCACTTTCCCAGTGAATCATCCTTTGCAAGGATGAAAAaagaacaaccccccccccaaacaacctAATGTGATAGTATATTCAGTGATCTGCAACCAGAATCCCATACTTTCgcaaagagggaagggggaggtacctttcctcaactcctcttctttggggtcaggtTTGATCATTACACCTTCCATGGAGGCCATGTGTTTGGAGCCAAAGTTCAATGTTTTCTCTTGACCATAACAGTGCTATCAAGAACAAGCTTCCTCAACCCAGATTCCCATTTCTAAAGGTCCCAATGCACAAATTCAAGGTGCTAAAATATAAAGTCTAAAATGTAAGTGGCCACTGAAAACAATTTCATAAATAACAATGACCCAAAAGCCCTGGGAGAAAATGTTGCTGGAGTTTTTATACATTTATCCCATGCAGCCTTTTCTCCCATCTCCTCTTTTCATCTCTCAAATTTCTGAGTCTCTTTTCCAGTTTCACAATTTGCTCTTATGGTCTCTGCTCTTATTTTCTCCAAATACCTGTTCTACTAAAGGACAACAATTAAGAGCACcaaatttagagtcaaaagacatgAGTTCATATCCCTTTTATGCCTCTTATtgctcatgtgaccttgggctactCACTTATTTtggtgtcagtttccttatctataaaatgagggcattggatgaGTGGTCTTTGATGCCCCTTTTAGCTATAAATCTAAAACTTTATGATTTTATAATTAGATAGTTGTTGCTCCCCACCATTGCTCCATGATTAGTGTTAGGGCTCCCGTGATTTCATAGCtttagggaagggagagataagAGAGACAATATATTACAATCTTTGATAAAATTTTTACCTTCCTGGGAAGGGTGCAGAGAGGAGTTATCCCTgctaaacaatttaaaatttacaaaacatCTTCTGTTCAATGAAAGGAAGTCCTTTTAGAAATGTGagacaagagggcagctaggtggcatagtggttaaagcaccagccctggattcaagaggacctgagttcaaatccagtctcagacacttgatacttactagctgtgtgacctgggcaagtcacttaaccctcattgccctgcaaaaaagaaagaaagagagagagagagagagagagagagagagagagagagaaagaaagaaagaaagaaagaaagaaagaaagaaagaaagaaagaaagaaagaaagaaagaaagaaagaaagaaagaaagaaagaaggaaggaaggaaggaaggaaggaaagaaagaaatgtgagacAATAACATAACTATCAGGAAAGCTAGCTTACCTTTGTTGCTATTGTCTTTtaatcatttctgactcttcatgaccccattcagggttcacttggcagagatactggagtggttttctatctccttctccatctcatttgacaggtgaggaaactgaggcaaacagggttaagttacttgcccagggtcacacatctagtgagtgatgaaacaagatttgaattcaggaagatgagtcttcctggctccaggcctgtcactttatccaatgagccatctagctgccctgacttacctttattaaaaaaaaaaatgaagttatgaAAAATGCAcagtaaaaaaaggaaaaaaaagcatgatTTTGCCTTTTAATAGTGTGTACCAAATGATGGCACTATAAGGAaggttaaaagaaataatataaagagATCCTGAGGGAAAATCaagtcaaaatttaaaaagtatatttttgttcagtagtttcaacaactatttgtgaccccatttgggttttgttggcaaagatactggagtggttttccttttccagctcactttacagatgaggaaactgagacaaacagggtgaagtgatttacccagggtcatgcagctagtatctgaggccagatttgaactcaggaagatgagtcttcctgacttcaggcctggcacattatccactgtgccactcaacTGTCCTAAAAAAGAACATTAGGACATTCAAataatgaggaggaaaaaaataaccaagaaactgccaagatgatgaagaaaaagagcAACCCTGATTGAACAAAAGCCAGCTGCTGAGATAGCTGGCAGTCAAGGccaaggaaaacatggaaagtgTTATTTATGCtaaagggtttgtttgtttttttaaagtaggaatTTGAACCAAAGAAACGGCATGCATGGGCAAATGAAAAGATTCAGGTTAACAATAGGAAGGAGCAAGATGAAGGAAGACAAAAAGGACTGGGAAAATTTTCCAGCTGTAGtaactataaaaattattatatcatGAAAATGATAATGCTTTCCAGCTTTAGAAACTATAAAATTATCATATCATGAAAATAGGTTGCCAGCAGAAATCGTCATCCTTTGACATAGTTGAAAGGACTGCAAATACAGAAACATAAATAGCCCTTACAGATTCTAGTCAATGAAAAACATCTAAATTCAAATTATCGAGGGCCATTCCATTATCCTTAGAACTGATGCTGACACTGATGTCATTTGATTGGAAAATAATATggatccaaaataaaaaaatctttgatAGGAAAATCGTTTTCATTATATTAACGgcttttaatttctctgaatctgAGGATTAGCTAAGAAGTTGGGAAATGATAAAGCAGATTTAATAGCATTCGATTTATgaacttagaaaaatgaatggtCATCAGAATTTCAGAAAGATTAAAAGTCTAATACTGAAAAATTTGCCTTGACtccaccttctttccttcctgataCAGCAAACACCCTCAGGCCCTGACCTAGCTTCAGAAAAAGGAGCCAGTAAAGTCGGTTTGCTGAAAAGAAATTATCTAATTATGGATTAGAAGaaaggcaactgggattaaaaTGTGACACAGAAAAGAAACACCCTAAAACTTTGTATATAAAGGCCCCAAAGCTGCCTCCATCAGTGCACTCTTCACTTCCACTCCTCTCTTACATTGGGCCAAGAGAAACGTTGACCGGAACAACATGTCTTGTCTCTCTAGGGTTTCTTCCCGAGCTGGAGGGAGTGGTTGTGCCCGAGTGTCCAGTGGTGGAAGTAGCTTCAGCAGTAGCAGCAGATGTGGCATGGGGGGTGGCTCTGCTCGGGGCTTCGGAGGCTCCAGCAGCTGTGGACTGAGTGGAGGCTTTGCCAATGGGTTAGGAGTGGGCTTCGGAGGTGGGTTCAGTAGCAGCTCCGGAATGGGAGGCTATGGAAGTGGCTCAGGCTCCGGTGCCGGCTTTGGTGGTGGGGCAAGTGGAGGTTTTTACAGttatggtggtggtgttggtggggGTGCTGGCGGTGGGGGCTTTGGAGGCAGTGATGGGGGCCTTCTCTCCGGAAGTGAGAAACAAACCATGCAGAACCTCAATGACCGCCTGGCTAGCTACCTGGACAAGGTCCGTGCTCTGGAGGAGGCCAACACTGATCTGGAGATCAAGATCAAGGAATGGTATGATAAATTTGGACCTGGAGCTAGAGATTCTGGAGCTGGGAAAGACTACAGTCACTATTATTCCGTCATCGAAGATCTGAGGAATCAGGTAAAAAGGCATACACCTGCGGTATTTCATGATATTTTATGTATGAGGGCCAGGCTTTATTCAAATAATGTAGTGATGTGATAAATTGAAGTTAATGAATCACTTGGAAAATGTTTGACATGTTGTGGCTGTAACAGACCATTTACATTCCAAAGAGACACCAAGCCTGAATACTAACCtattcatcttgagtcctttatCCATCACTGAGTTGCTTTTCATGTGAGAATGGTACTGTGACCAGTTACACAgataaaaaatatacatttcagATTGATGATACTAAATCAAAGTCATCCACCTACAAAGTTATTCCATGATCACCCCTCCCAGAGCAACATTGTTTCTGTGATGTACTAGTTTTGTGCAACATCCTAGAGCCAAGGCTGAATCCTAGCATTAGTCCTATACTTGAATGTGGGGGAGTCTTTTTATAACAGCTTTCTCAATATCCATCATCAGGCACCAGTTTTAGCCAGTCCTAAAAATGGAAACCCAGAGAAAGGACAAAGAAGTTCGAGAAAAGTGCAATGATCGTTTTGCACTATTTTCTGTATGCATTGTACAGTGACAGTCTGCATTAGGTACGAACGCCATCATTCAGGAAAGATAAAATAGGATGCACAAGCTCCTTTGAAATTGACCTCTCTTCCTACATTCCCCAGAGTTATTACTTATTGGCAAATCAATGCAATCTAATAATAGACAACCTCTAGGatatcttctgactctaaatctacgATCTTATAATATGCAGGGCATTCTCTAGATATAACTGCCGGGTagttagtgctattattatcaaccACTTTCTGACATCAGCTTAATTCTGAGAACGTAGGGGTAAAAGCTAGAATATGATCCTATCTACCTCTGATTATAGCATTTTTCCTAAATTAACTCATTTTCTTatgatcttttctattttctagatTGTTGCTGCCACTATTGAGAATGCCAGGATTGTTCTACAGATTGACAATGCCCGACTGGCAGCTGATGACTTCAGACTGAAGTAAGAAAAACTAGCTCTTTCCAACTAGGTGTTAGAggagaattaaaattaaatgtatttgatttgttttgctatGAAAAAAAGTTCTTGAGCATAGTTCCTCATTTTTAAGATACTAAAAAAGCACCAATTTTAAAAGTCATGATTTTACCAAAAAtcacattaaaaagaaataggCATTCTATGAGAGAAAATTTTTTTCTGTGGAAATGATTTCATATTCATGGAAGAGATATATTAAACGTGTGCTTTtcattgggaggaaaaaaagctaAAGAGATTTAGATCTAGAACTCAATATGCTTCTTTCATCAGAAACCCATGAAGATGGAATTTTTATTCCAATATCTACTTTTGCATTTTACTTAAATTGATTGATATTCTTTAAGAGGTAGCCAAGAATGCAAAAATATGGGGCAGGTAggaggcccagtggataaagcactggccctggattcgggaggacctgagttcaaatctgacctcagacacttgacacttactagttgtgtgactctggcaagtcacttaaccctaattgtcctgcaaaaaatcaaaaacaaagaatgcaAAAGTTATTTTATAAAGTATCAAGCACCATAAGAGGCAGTTAtgtaatggatagaaagctgacctAATAAGATCGAGATGCATGTcgtgcctctgacacatactgtctgtatgactgtggtcaagtcatttaacgtcTCAGTATTCCCAGAAACACCAGACAATGAAATGCAGAACTGATACTAATCTGTACTGATAGGGGGGTTTTCCCCACCAGGGAATTCCCTATAGCAATAAAATCATAGGCCCAATCCAaaagaaaagtactttataaaagtaaaatattattaattaggTCCTATATGGATTTCTATTGTCAGCTCAAACTTAAATTGTTGTTTCATCCAAAAAAGTGACTAATACAGCTAATAGTAATTCATTCCTACAAACTTTTTTAGGTATGAAAATGAACTGTATCTCAGACAAAGCGTTGAGACTGATACCAATGGCCTGCGCAAGGTCCTGGATGATCTGACTATGGCCAGATCTGATCTGGAGATGCAAATTGAAAGCCTTACTGAAGAACTGGCTTATCTCAAGAAGAATCATGAGGAGGTATCTATACAGTCCACAGAATTAAAccaactttcactttttaaaaaaagaaaaaattctctaaTAATTTACCTGTTTAATAGTAAAATATCCACTTGATTGCTCTTTGGGCATGTTATCAAAGACTACATAAGAACTGACTTACTACATTGCTCTAGTTTTCAGTAATCATGACACTGTGAGCAACTGTAGTTTAGGAGTAATTTATTGCACTTTTGCTCTTAATGGGTTTTCCTTCCTCCTGCTAGGAAATGAAGAGCATGCAGGGATCCTCAGGAGGAGATGTGACAGTGGAAATGAATGCTGCCCCAGGCACAGACCTGACTAAATTGCTGAATGACATGAGAGCACAGTATGAAGACCTGGCTGAGCAAAACCGTAGAGAAGCCGAAGAGCAGTTCAATAAGC is part of the Dromiciops gliroides isolate mDroGli1 chromosome 4, mDroGli1.pri, whole genome shotgun sequence genome and encodes:
- the LOC122754480 gene encoding keratin, type I cytoskeletal 24-like, with translation MSCLSRVSSRAGGSGCARVSSGGSSFSSSSRCGMGGGSARGFGGSSSCGLSGGFANGLGVGFGGGFSSSSGMGGYGSGSGSGAGFGGGASGGFYSYGGGVGGGAGGGGFGGSDGGLLSGSEKQTMQNLNDRLASYLDKVRALEEANTDLEIKIKEWYDKFGPGARDSGAGKDYSHYYSVIEDLRNQIVAATIENARIVLQIDNARLAADDFRLKYENELYLRQSVETDTNGLRKVLDDLTMARSDLEMQIESLTEELAYLKKNHEEEMKSMQGSSGGDVTVEMNAAPGTDLTKLLNDMRAQYEDLAEQNRREAEEQFNKQSASLQAQISTDAGAANSAKTEITELKRTLQGLEIELQSQLAMKSSLEGTLADTEADYVAQLSQLQTQISSLEQQICEIRGEMECQNAEYEQLLNIKTRLEMEIETYRRLLDGEGGGSSSGGSSSWNSGNRGSISGDSRGGSSSGQGKDSNKTRVTKTIVEEVVNGKVVSSQVSNVSEVKVK